One region of Termitidicoccus mucosus genomic DNA includes:
- a CDS encoding ParB/RepB/Spo0J family partition protein, translating to MAATPKSRLGRGLGGIIANAAKPASPKAPPPAAVPKAAAPAAPAATQPPPASTGFQEIPVHLIEPSPYQARREITADQLNELAESIRAEGLLQPIVVRRHKDKFQLIAGERRWRAFLMLKIKTIPARVVDASNASAAALGLIENLQREGLNPIDEAYGYASLIRDFDLTQEAAASRVGKSRAGVANTLRLLSLDAEIQGYLAKGLVSVGHAKVLLGIEEPPQRALLARRIIEEGLSVRVTEKIVQARKDPAAAAAPAPSAKGRAVPAAESAAVAAIQNKLTSRLGARVQVKHTPKHGKIIIEYAGNSDLQRILEKLGVEA from the coding sequence ATGGCCGCAACACCCAAATCACGTCTAGGCCGCGGACTCGGCGGCATCATCGCCAACGCCGCCAAACCGGCATCCCCCAAGGCGCCTCCCCCCGCAGCCGTCCCCAAGGCGGCCGCGCCGGCCGCGCCCGCCGCGACGCAACCGCCGCCCGCGTCCACCGGCTTCCAGGAAATCCCCGTCCACCTCATCGAGCCCAGCCCCTATCAGGCCCGCCGCGAAATCACCGCCGACCAGCTCAACGAACTTGCCGAAAGCATCCGCGCCGAGGGACTGCTCCAGCCCATCGTCGTGCGCAGGCACAAGGACAAGTTCCAGCTCATCGCGGGCGAACGCCGCTGGCGCGCCTTCCTGATGCTCAAGATCAAGACCATCCCCGCGCGCGTCGTCGATGCCAGCAACGCCTCCGCCGCCGCGCTCGGCCTGATCGAGAACCTGCAACGCGAGGGACTCAACCCCATCGACGAGGCCTACGGCTACGCCAGCCTCATCCGCGACTTCGACCTCACGCAAGAGGCCGCCGCCAGCCGCGTCGGCAAGAGCCGCGCCGGCGTCGCCAATACGCTCCGGCTCCTCTCGCTCGACGCGGAAATCCAGGGCTACCTCGCCAAGGGCCTCGTGAGCGTCGGCCACGCGAAGGTGCTGCTCGGCATCGAGGAGCCGCCGCAACGCGCGCTTCTCGCCCGCCGCATCATCGAGGAAGGGCTGAGCGTGCGCGTCACCGAAAAAATCGTGCAGGCGCGCAAGGACCCCGCGGCGGCCGCCGCGCCCGCCCCTTCCGCCAAGGGCCGCGCCGTCCCCGCCGCCGAGTCCGCCGCCGTCGCCGCCATCCAGAACAAGCTCACATCCCGCCTCGGCGCCCGCGTGCAGGTGAAACACACGCCCAAACACGGCAAAATCATCATCGAATACGCCGGCAACTCCGACCTGCAGCGAATCCTCGAGAAACTGGGCGTCGAAGCGTGA
- a CDS encoding LysM peptidoglycan-binding domain-containing protein has product MKAKAALPALFAACTLSLPAQNPSVEIANLREDVRMLHQRIERLELMIEQLQSQNSQLQNQAAVGAQSYATVAQLNEAIAEVNRAAKSAAAGNRTEILNQVQRQLDGLAKQTNDALASLSRSRASAATVTAPTFTDNFPKDGITYTVQRGDTISVIARKTGAKVQDIINANRIADATKLMPGDKLFIPGGKE; this is encoded by the coding sequence ATGAAAGCCAAGGCTGCCCTGCCCGCCCTCTTTGCCGCCTGCACACTCTCGCTCCCCGCGCAAAATCCATCCGTCGAGATCGCCAATCTCCGCGAGGACGTGCGGATGCTCCACCAGCGCATCGAACGGCTCGAACTGATGATCGAGCAGTTGCAGTCGCAAAACAGCCAGCTCCAGAACCAAGCCGCGGTCGGCGCGCAGAGCTACGCCACCGTCGCCCAGCTCAACGAGGCCATCGCCGAGGTCAACCGCGCCGCCAAGTCCGCCGCCGCCGGCAACCGCACCGAAATCCTCAACCAGGTCCAGCGCCAGCTCGATGGCCTCGCCAAGCAAACCAACGACGCCCTCGCCTCGCTCTCGCGCAGCCGCGCCTCCGCCGCCACGGTCACCGCGCCGACCTTCACCGATAATTTCCCCAAGGATGGCATCACCTACACGGTCCAGCGGGGCGACACCATCAGCGTCATCGCGCGCAAAACCGGCGCGAAAGTGCAGGACATCATCAACGCCAACCGCATCGCCGACGCCACCAAACTCATGCCGGGCGACAAACTCTTCATCCCCGGCGGCAAGGAATAA
- a CDS encoding MBL fold metallo-hydrolase, protein MSNVEVRFFNGGYCRQLLALVDHRSWKFDRFYAVFLAVRHPDEGWVVIDTGYGDAFKQASRRLPWRLYRWLMLMRADASAAGTLAEAGIAADEVRHVVITHFHGDHIGGLKDFPSARFHYHENALRSLARLTECRQALSAFFPALLPGDFSKRARWITSERFAQDEEVPFMSHDLFGDGLIRLVHLPGHAPGHVGVLLKTEGRPIFYAADAFWRFCQIEKPGNLMLPAYAVQWNADAYDTTIAKLREVHQDGQWELIACHGAEAQQQVAGARTAERQVASNK, encoded by the coding sequence ATGAGCAACGTGGAAGTTCGTTTCTTTAATGGAGGATATTGCCGCCAGCTCCTTGCGCTGGTGGATCATCGCTCGTGGAAATTCGATCGCTTTTACGCGGTGTTTCTCGCGGTGCGGCATCCGGACGAGGGCTGGGTGGTCATCGACACGGGTTACGGCGATGCGTTCAAACAGGCGTCGCGGCGGTTGCCGTGGCGGCTTTACCGGTGGCTCATGCTGATGCGCGCGGATGCCTCCGCCGCCGGGACGCTCGCGGAGGCCGGCATCGCGGCGGACGAGGTGAGGCACGTGGTGATCACGCACTTCCACGGCGACCACATCGGCGGCCTGAAGGATTTCCCGTCGGCGCGTTTTCATTACCATGAAAACGCGCTGCGTTCGCTGGCTCGGCTGACGGAGTGCCGGCAGGCGCTGTCGGCATTTTTTCCCGCCTTGCTGCCGGGCGACTTCAGCAAGCGCGCACGCTGGATAACCTCGGAGCGGTTCGCGCAGGACGAGGAGGTGCCGTTCATGAGCCACGATTTGTTTGGCGACGGGTTGATCCGGCTGGTGCATTTGCCGGGGCACGCCCCGGGCCACGTGGGTGTCTTGTTGAAAACGGAAGGGCGGCCGATTTTTTACGCGGCGGACGCGTTCTGGCGGTTCTGCCAGATCGAAAAACCGGGCAACCTCATGCTGCCCGCCTACGCCGTGCAGTGGAATGCCGACGCCTACGACACCACGATCGCAAAGCTGCGCGAGGTGCATCAAGACGGGCAATGGGAACTGATCGCCTGCCATGGCGCCGAGGCGCAGCAGCAGGTCGCGGGCGCCCGCACTGCGGAGCGACAAGTGGCAAGTAACAAGTAA
- a CDS encoding bifunctional UDP-3-O-[3-hydroxymyristoyl] N-acetylglucosamine deacetylase/3-hydroxyacyl-ACP dehydratase — translation MKQRTLAREVSVQGSALHTGETVTMTMKPAPADHGIVFKRVDLPGSPELRPRVDQVTDLVRATTIQVGHAKLHTVEHVLSALHGCGIDNVLIEINASEPPIMDGSARPFVNMILQGEPVEQDKDREYFTLDAPISVTRGNSSIIALPADELKISCTSADDRGIHTQHLSLVIDHDAYMTQIAAARTFTIYEEIEELLKLGKIKGGSLDCAVVIKGDKIISKEPLRFKDEFVRHKILDIIGDVLLLGMPLKAHIVATRPGHAINAELTRALYEKLLERKKKPARKKAVSDSAPTQLRPDEASLDIMRILSMVPHRYPFLMVDRVIEFIGDNELVAIKNVTINEPYFQGHYPEAPVMPGVLQLEAMAQASGILLLRGTSVDGRTPFFMSADKLKFRRPVRPGDQLVINAKLTKVRANKIAIAEATCTVGGNVVSSAELMFTLADAGGGE, via the coding sequence ATGAAACAACGCACCCTCGCCCGCGAAGTCTCTGTCCAGGGAAGCGCCCTCCACACCGGCGAAACTGTCACGATGACCATGAAGCCCGCCCCGGCCGATCACGGGATCGTGTTCAAGCGCGTTGATTTGCCCGGCAGCCCTGAGCTTCGCCCGCGGGTTGACCAGGTCACCGACCTCGTGCGGGCCACGACCATCCAGGTCGGCCATGCCAAGCTCCACACGGTCGAGCACGTGCTGAGCGCGTTGCATGGCTGCGGAATCGACAATGTCCTCATCGAGATCAACGCCTCCGAGCCCCCCATCATGGACGGATCGGCCCGTCCTTTCGTGAACATGATCCTCCAAGGCGAGCCCGTGGAGCAGGACAAGGACCGCGAATATTTCACCCTCGACGCCCCCATCTCCGTGACGCGCGGCAATTCCTCCATCATCGCGCTGCCCGCCGACGAACTCAAAATCTCCTGCACCTCCGCCGACGACCGCGGCATCCACACGCAGCACCTTTCGCTCGTCATCGACCACGACGCCTACATGACGCAGATCGCGGCGGCGCGCACATTTACCATTTACGAGGAAATCGAGGAACTGCTCAAGCTCGGCAAAATCAAGGGCGGCTCGCTCGATTGCGCCGTGGTCATCAAAGGCGACAAGATCATCTCGAAGGAGCCGCTCCGCTTCAAGGACGAGTTTGTGCGCCACAAGATCCTCGACATCATCGGCGACGTGCTCCTCCTCGGCATGCCGCTCAAGGCCCACATCGTCGCCACGCGCCCGGGCCACGCCATCAACGCCGAGCTTACCAGGGCGCTTTACGAAAAACTGCTCGAACGCAAAAAAAAGCCCGCCCGCAAAAAAGCCGTTTCCGACTCCGCCCCGACGCAGCTCCGCCCCGACGAGGCTTCGCTCGACATCATGCGCATCCTCTCGATGGTGCCGCACCGCTATCCGTTCCTGATGGTGGACCGTGTCATCGAGTTCATCGGCGACAACGAACTCGTCGCCATCAAGAACGTCACGATCAACGAACCGTATTTCCAGGGGCATTACCCCGAGGCGCCCGTCATGCCCGGCGTGCTGCAACTCGAGGCGATGGCGCAGGCCTCCGGCATCCTGTTGCTGCGCGGCACCAGCGTGGACGGACGGACGCCGTTTTTCATGAGCGCCGACAAGCTGAAATTCCGCCGCCCCGTGCGGCCCGGCGACCAGCTCGTCATCAACGCCAAGCTCACCAAGGTTCGCGCCAACAAGATCGCCATCGCCGAGGCCACCTGCACGGTCGGAGGCAATGTGGTTTCGTCCGCGGAGCTCATGTTTACGCTCGCCGACGCCGGAGGGGGAGAGTGA
- a CDS encoding SulP family inorganic anion transporter, which translates to MSTVRDTFEATQAIGAKIFRLRLPFLKELRTYSLKRLRADLVAGATLTLVSIPQAIGFALILGLPPQAVIVSVIIGGFVGSLFFTSHHHVFGPTSSISLITAAMIATYAGPDLPPIQLAVLLALLIGCIQFLAGMLNFGEVTRFISLAVVVAYSTGIGLLLIASQILNVLGLHAAQGGSFVGNIWIAVQGIASGRISWWSLLVGALTWMMFELLHRFKPRWPEALFGLVVVGVMAKIMSVTMVDVPFRLVSEEGALTASLPVFAGLHLTAPEISVIPSLLGIAVAISILGMLEATSITKSLAAKSGQQIEPRQELAGMGAANIACALFSGVPGSSSFARSAVNFQSGASSQLSSMLSSLVVLVVVLFITPAFGFIPVAALGAHLIRVGMKMINVPQIRIAFRSTRSDAVVFVVTLAACLFLKLDTAIYVGIGISLALFLRKASAPSLVEYSFDDRGTLTALEDASQRRNQAISIVHVEGELFFGAADLFQEQVRLLAGDPAIRVVILRMKNARHLDATSVMSLLQLHDYLRKTGRHLIVSGINPDVQRVLIDSGALAEIGPENVFPAEANLTASTRKALLRASHLLQTKSPDVRIFYDRKREEDAASRPAQPREDTTRDFQI; encoded by the coding sequence GTGAGCACCGTGCGCGACACCTTTGAGGCCACCCAGGCCATCGGCGCGAAAATATTCCGCCTGCGCCTCCCCTTCCTCAAGGAACTCCGCACCTACTCGCTCAAACGCCTGCGCGCCGACCTCGTCGCCGGCGCCACGCTCACCCTCGTCTCCATCCCGCAGGCCATCGGTTTCGCGCTCATCCTCGGCCTGCCGCCCCAGGCCGTCATCGTGTCGGTCATCATCGGCGGATTTGTCGGCTCGCTTTTTTTCACCTCGCATCACCACGTCTTCGGGCCGACCAGTTCCATCAGCCTGATCACGGCGGCGATGATCGCCACCTACGCCGGACCCGACCTGCCGCCCATCCAGCTCGCCGTGCTGCTGGCCTTGCTGATCGGCTGCATCCAGTTTCTCGCCGGCATGCTGAACTTCGGCGAGGTCACGCGCTTCATCTCGCTCGCCGTCGTCGTCGCCTACAGCACCGGCATCGGCCTGCTGCTCATCGCCAGCCAGATCCTCAACGTCCTCGGTCTCCATGCCGCGCAGGGAGGCTCGTTTGTCGGCAACATCTGGATCGCCGTCCAGGGCATCGCCAGCGGGCGCATCTCCTGGTGGTCGCTGCTCGTCGGCGCGCTCACGTGGATGATGTTTGAATTGTTGCACCGCTTCAAGCCGCGCTGGCCCGAGGCGTTGTTCGGCCTCGTCGTGGTGGGCGTGATGGCGAAAATCATGTCCGTCACCATGGTCGACGTGCCCTTCAGGCTCGTGAGCGAGGAAGGCGCGCTGACCGCCTCGCTGCCGGTGTTTGCCGGGCTGCATCTCACCGCGCCCGAGATCTCCGTGATCCCCTCGCTGCTCGGCATCGCGGTCGCCATTTCCATCCTCGGCATGCTGGAGGCGACCTCCATCACGAAATCGCTCGCGGCCAAGAGCGGCCAGCAGATCGAGCCTCGCCAGGAACTCGCCGGCATGGGCGCGGCCAACATCGCCTGCGCGCTCTTCAGCGGCGTGCCCGGCTCGTCGTCGTTCGCGCGCTCGGCGGTGAATTTCCAGAGCGGCGCGTCCTCGCAGCTTTCGTCCATGCTCAGCAGCCTCGTCGTGCTCGTCGTGGTGCTGTTCATCACGCCCGCGTTCGGTTTCATCCCCGTGGCCGCGCTCGGCGCGCACCTCATCCGCGTCGGCATGAAAATGATCAACGTGCCGCAGATCCGCATCGCCTTCCGCTCCACGCGCTCCGACGCGGTCGTCTTTGTCGTCACGCTCGCGGCCTGCCTTTTCCTCAAGCTCGACACGGCCATCTACGTCGGCATCGGCATCTCGCTTGCGTTGTTTTTGCGCAAGGCCAGCGCGCCCTCGCTCGTCGAATACAGCTTCGACGACCGCGGCACGCTCACCGCGCTGGAGGACGCCTCGCAGCGCCGCAACCAGGCCATCTCCATCGTGCACGTGGAGGGCGAGTTGTTTTTCGGCGCGGCGGATTTGTTTCAGGAGCAGGTGCGCCTGCTTGCCGGCGACCCCGCGATCCGCGTGGTGATCCTGCGCATGAAAAACGCCCGCCACCTCGACGCCACCTCGGTCATGTCGCTGCTCCAGCTCCACGACTACCTGCGGAAAACCGGGCGGCACCTCATCGTCAGCGGCATCAATCCCGACGTGCAGCGCGTGCTCATCGACAGCGGCGCGCTCGCGGAGATCGGCCCGGAAAACGTCTTTCCCGCCGAGGCGAATCTCACCGCCAGCACCCGCAAGGCGCTCCTGCGCGCCTCGCACCTGCTGCAAACCAAATCCCCCGACGTGCGCATCTTCTACGATCGCAAGCGCGAGGAAGACGCCGCCAGCCGCCCTGCGCAGCCCCGTGAAGACACGACGCGGGATTTTCAGATTTAG
- a CDS encoding efflux RND transporter permease subunit: protein MIDKILEFSLRQRVFVLIGAAALIFIGIWSALRLPIDAVPDITNVQVQVNTAVPSLAPEEIEKLVTYPVEVEMGGIENLVEVRSISKFGLSQVTLVFKEGSDLYRARQLVGERLQSVVEELPPGVVPKLAPITTGLGEIYHYTVNYRDDAAEAPTDPVERLRELKLAQDYIVKPALRTVPGVTEVNTNGGYDRQFVITPDPVKLASTGLSIGELADVIAENVANAGGSVVEKGGEAVTVRAIGRVQTTEDIASLPLKLSPVRAGTLRVRDVADVGIGSGARAGFATHDGREAVVGSVLMLIGENSRLVSSRVHARIAEIQKKLPAGMVIETVYNRTDVVNATIRTVEKNLFEGALLVIAVLIGLLGNWRAALIVATAIPLSMLFAMTGMVRYGVSGNLMSLGAVDFGLIVDGAVVMAENVVRLLAQRQHELGRLPTTKERLQTVLAACKQVGRPTVFGVAIITIVYLPMFTLTGTEGKMFKPMAFTVVFALVGALILALTLVPVLCSFFMTARVREGDNVLIRLAKRVYRPVLAFSLRLRWLVVAAAIAVFALAAWVFPRLGAEFIPQLNEGSLAAQMIRTTSIGTGASLDMQLASEKLMLEKFPEITHTFARVGTSEVAVDPMGVNVADSYMMLKPPSEWRKIDGRTITKDELTNLISKELSVRFPGQSYLFSQPIELRFNELLSGSRADIAIKVFGDDYETLEKLAGEIREIVEKIPGAADVEFDAAGKAPVLQIAVNRAAMSRHNIHADEVNKTVETAFAGNEAGVIVDGNRRYPIITRLPEETRRDFANVANLPVKTADGTLVTLGQVADVGVTESVNTISREAFQRRMAIQVNLRGRDVQSFVEEAQEKIAAEVKLPDGYFVEYGGAFKNLQEARARLAIVVPAALALIFLLIFLAFGSVRQALVVYTGIPLAVTGGVFALWIRGLPFSISAAVGFIALSGVAVLNGVMMISFINQLREEGKSVRDAVTEGALTRLRPVLMTALVAALGFVPMALATGPGAEVQRPIATVVIGGIATATFLTLVLLPTLYCWLERDRPASQTSNHNA from the coding sequence ATGATAGACAAAATCCTTGAGTTTTCCCTGCGCCAGCGCGTGTTCGTGCTCATCGGCGCGGCGGCGCTCATTTTCATCGGCATCTGGTCGGCCCTGCGCCTGCCCATCGACGCCGTGCCGGACATCACCAACGTCCAGGTGCAAGTCAACACCGCCGTCCCCTCGCTCGCGCCCGAGGAAATCGAAAAACTCGTCACGTATCCCGTCGAGGTCGAGATGGGCGGCATCGAAAACCTCGTCGAGGTGCGCTCCATCTCCAAATTCGGCCTCTCGCAGGTCACGCTGGTTTTCAAGGAAGGCAGCGACCTCTACCGCGCGCGCCAGCTCGTCGGGGAGCGCTTGCAGTCCGTCGTCGAGGAATTGCCGCCGGGCGTCGTGCCCAAACTCGCGCCCATCACCACCGGGCTCGGCGAGATTTACCATTACACCGTCAACTATCGCGATGACGCGGCGGAGGCGCCGACTGACCCGGTCGAGCGGCTGCGCGAACTCAAGCTCGCGCAGGACTACATCGTGAAACCCGCGCTGCGCACCGTGCCCGGCGTCACCGAGGTCAACACCAACGGCGGCTACGACCGGCAGTTCGTCATCACACCCGACCCCGTAAAGCTCGCCAGCACCGGCCTCTCCATCGGCGAATTGGCGGACGTCATCGCCGAAAACGTCGCCAATGCCGGCGGCTCCGTCGTGGAAAAGGGCGGCGAGGCCGTCACCGTGCGCGCCATCGGGCGCGTGCAGACGACGGAGGACATCGCCAGCCTCCCGCTCAAACTCTCCCCCGTTCGCGCCGGCACGCTGCGGGTGAGGGACGTCGCCGATGTCGGCATCGGCTCGGGCGCCCGCGCCGGTTTCGCCACGCACGACGGGCGAGAGGCCGTAGTCGGCTCCGTCCTCATGCTCATCGGCGAAAACAGCCGCCTGGTCTCCAGCCGCGTCCACGCGCGCATCGCGGAAATCCAGAAAAAACTCCCCGCCGGCATGGTCATCGAGACGGTTTACAACCGCACCGACGTGGTGAACGCCACCATCCGCACCGTCGAGAAAAACCTCTTCGAGGGCGCGCTCCTTGTCATTGCCGTCCTCATCGGGTTGCTCGGCAACTGGCGCGCGGCGCTCATCGTCGCCACCGCGATTCCGCTCTCCATGCTCTTCGCCATGACGGGCATGGTGCGCTACGGCGTTTCGGGCAACCTCATGAGCCTCGGCGCGGTGGACTTCGGCCTCATCGTGGACGGGGCGGTCGTGATGGCGGAAAACGTCGTGCGCCTGCTCGCGCAACGCCAGCACGAGCTGGGCCGGCTGCCCACGACCAAGGAGCGCCTGCAAACCGTGCTCGCCGCCTGCAAGCAGGTCGGCAGGCCCACGGTGTTCGGCGTGGCCATCATCACCATCGTGTATCTGCCGATGTTCACGCTCACGGGCACCGAGGGAAAAATGTTCAAGCCGATGGCCTTCACCGTCGTGTTCGCGCTCGTCGGCGCGCTCATCCTCGCCCTCACGCTCGTGCCCGTCCTGTGCTCGTTTTTCATGACGGCCAGGGTCCGCGAAGGGGACAACGTCCTCATCCGGCTGGCGAAGCGCGTTTACCGCCCGGTGCTCGCGTTCAGCTTGCGGCTGCGCTGGCTTGTCGTCGCCGCCGCCATCGCCGTCTTCGCCCTCGCCGCGTGGGTGTTCCCGCGGCTCGGCGCGGAGTTCATCCCGCAACTCAACGAAGGCTCGCTCGCCGCGCAGATGATCCGCACCACCAGCATCGGCACCGGCGCGTCGCTCGACATGCAGCTCGCCTCCGAGAAACTCATGCTGGAGAAGTTTCCCGAGATCACGCACACGTTCGCGCGCGTCGGCACCTCGGAAGTCGCGGTTGACCCGATGGGCGTCAACGTCGCCGACAGTTACATGATGCTCAAGCCGCCATCGGAGTGGCGGAAGATCGACGGGCGGACCATCACCAAGGACGAGTTGACCAACCTCATCTCGAAGGAACTCTCCGTCCGCTTTCCCGGCCAGAGCTACCTGTTCTCGCAGCCCATCGAGCTTCGTTTCAACGAGCTGCTCTCCGGCAGCCGCGCCGACATCGCCATAAAAGTCTTCGGCGACGACTACGAGACGCTCGAAAAACTCGCCGGCGAAATCCGCGAGATCGTCGAGAAAATCCCCGGCGCCGCCGACGTGGAATTTGACGCCGCGGGCAAGGCGCCCGTTCTCCAAATCGCCGTGAACCGCGCCGCCATGTCGCGCCACAACATCCACGCCGACGAGGTGAACAAAACCGTTGAAACCGCCTTCGCCGGAAACGAGGCCGGCGTGATTGTGGACGGCAACCGCCGCTATCCCATCATCACGCGCCTGCCGGAGGAGACGCGGCGCGATTTCGCCAACGTCGCCAACCTCCCCGTGAAAACCGCCGACGGCACCCTCGTCACGCTCGGGCAGGTCGCCGACGTGGGCGTCACCGAAAGCGTGAACACCATCTCGCGCGAGGCGTTCCAGCGGCGCATGGCCATCCAGGTGAACCTGCGCGGGCGCGACGTGCAGAGCTTTGTCGAGGAGGCGCAGGAAAAAATCGCCGCCGAAGTGAAGCTGCCCGACGGCTACTTTGTCGAATACGGCGGCGCATTCAAGAACCTCCAGGAGGCCCGCGCGCGCCTCGCCATCGTCGTGCCCGCCGCGCTCGCACTGATATTCCTGCTCATCTTCCTCGCGTTCGGCAGCGTGCGGCAGGCGCTCGTCGTTTACACCGGCATTCCGCTCGCCGTGACCGGCGGCGTATTTGCACTCTGGATACGCGGCCTGCCGTTTTCGATTTCGGCGGCGGTAGGCTTCATCGCCCTCTCCGGCGTGGCCGTGCTCAACGGCGTGATGATGATTTCCTTCATCAACCAACTGCGCGAGGAGGGTAAAAGCGTGCGCGACGCCGTTACCGAGGGCGCGCTCACCCGCCTGCGCCCCGTGCTCATGACCGCGCTCGTGGCCGCGCTCGGCTTCGTGCCGATGGCGCTGGCGACAGGGCCCGGCGCGGAGGTGCAGCGCCCCATCGCGACCGTCGTCATCGGCGGCATCGCCACCGCCACCTTTCTCACCCTCGTGCTCCTGCCGACGCTCTACTGCTGGCTCGAACGCGACCGGCCCGCCTCGCAAACCAGCAACCACAACGCCTGA
- a CDS encoding TolC family protein: protein MQKQSSIIRSIPPFLPKLVRHLVLLGTVSCLPGLRADDGAPEPPLQSVGSLVAQIMAQNPERQFYEAEIDAAKAGVRVARAWNDPEISLDAGHKRVRGDYGALAGEGTAWSVSVTQTFEWPGRISLRKAIANRDVELARLGLDRFNQALSARARELAFGLHAANAKAAAIHEVADRFAALRETFLARDSAGLTPLLETRVIEAAELALQRRATESGLAVQAALIELNQLRGAAPESALRVAAPALEFRPVSAGLGALLAAARENNFDYRMRRVELEQQGYAVRLAKNERYPSVSLSPYYSDAKAGDRETIVGVGVSLPLPLSSGKRGAVQLAEARQRQAETAVLVAQRELEREVVTAARAFETKLAETRRWPSDTVARFRDAAGLADRHYRLGAVPIATYLELQNSYLDAVESILDTQQETLAAGLRLEQLTGLDLNPVEIAP from the coding sequence ATGCAAAAACAATCATCCATCATTCGCAGTATCCCGCCTTTTCTTCCCAAACTTGTCCGGCATCTCGTTTTGCTCGGAACCGTTTCCTGCCTTCCCGGCTTGCGCGCCGACGACGGCGCTCCGGAGCCGCCCCTGCAATCCGTGGGCTCCCTCGTCGCCCAGATCATGGCGCAAAATCCCGAGCGCCAGTTCTACGAGGCCGAAATCGACGCGGCAAAGGCCGGCGTCCGTGTCGCCCGTGCCTGGAACGACCCGGAAATCTCCCTCGACGCGGGCCATAAGCGCGTGCGGGGCGACTACGGCGCACTCGCGGGCGAGGGCACCGCGTGGTCGGTCTCCGTCACGCAGACCTTCGAGTGGCCCGGGCGCATCTCGTTGCGCAAGGCCATCGCCAACCGCGATGTCGAGCTGGCCCGGCTCGGCCTCGACCGGTTCAACCAGGCACTTTCGGCGCGCGCCCGTGAACTCGCCTTCGGCCTGCATGCCGCTAATGCCAAGGCCGCCGCCATTCACGAGGTGGCCGACCGTTTCGCGGCGCTCAGGGAAACCTTTCTCGCCCGCGACTCCGCCGGCCTCACGCCGCTGCTGGAGACCCGCGTCATCGAGGCCGCCGAGCTTGCGCTGCAACGCCGCGCCACCGAGTCCGGGCTCGCGGTCCAAGCCGCGCTCATCGAGCTCAACCAGCTTCGCGGGGCCGCGCCCGAAAGCGCGCTCCGTGTCGCCGCGCCCGCGCTCGAGTTTCGTCCCGTTTCCGCCGGCCTTGGCGCGCTTCTCGCCGCCGCCCGCGAGAACAACTTCGACTACCGCATGCGCCGGGTCGAGCTCGAGCAGCAGGGCTACGCCGTCCGGCTCGCGAAAAACGAACGCTATCCCTCCGTGAGCCTCAGCCCGTATTACTCCGACGCCAAGGCGGGCGACCGCGAAACCATCGTCGGTGTCGGCGTCTCGCTTCCGCTCCCGCTTTCAAGCGGCAAACGCGGCGCGGTCCAACTCGCCGAGGCGCGCCAGCGCCAGGCCGAAACCGCCGTGCTCGTGGCCCAGCGCGAGCTCGAGCGCGAAGTGGTGACCGCCGCCCGCGCCTTCGAGACCAAGCTGGCCGAGACCCGGCGCTGGCCGTCCGACACGGTCGCGCGTTTTCGCGACGCCGCCGGGCTTGCCGACCGCCACTACCGCCTCGGGGCCGTGCCCATCGCCACCTACCTCGAGTTGCAAAACAGCTATCTCGACGCCGTCGAGTCGATCCTCGACACGCAGCAGGAAACGCTCGCCGCGGGCCTGCGCCTCGAGCAACTCACCGGCCTCGATCTCAACCCCGTCGAAATCGCGCCATGA